One Elusimicrobiota bacterium genomic region harbors:
- the pyrH gene encoding UMP kinase, which yields MYKRIVLKLSGESLGKDGKSIDSGSVEKIVSEIIPVYKKGISIGIVIGGGNIWRGNVDGVKIDKTAADYIGMTATLVNGMVLCEHFKISGISAKVFSPFNVSNFLEQFSLEKIESAWQNKNIVIMAGGTGRPHFTTDTASVIFAIESKAEAIFKATNVDGVYDDDPRKNPKAKLFKKISFNEVIEKNLKVMDMSAFSLCRQHKIKIVVFNFNKKGNILKAVSNESVGSLVYF from the coding sequence ATGTATAAAAGAATTGTTTTAAAGCTTTCTGGTGAATCACTTGGTAAGGACGGGAAAAGTATTGATTCCGGTTCGGTTGAGAAAATAGTTTCTGAGATAATTCCTGTGTATAAGAAAGGTATTTCTATCGGGATTGTTATTGGCGGTGGAAATATCTGGCGTGGTAATGTTGACGGTGTAAAAATTGATAAAACAGCAGCGGATTATATCGGGATGACGGCTACCTTAGTAAATGGTATGGTTTTGTGTGAACATTTCAAAATAAGCGGTATTTCTGCGAAAGTATTCTCTCCTTTTAATGTAAGTAATTTTCTTGAACAATTCTCTTTGGAAAAGATAGAAAGTGCATGGCAAAATAAAAACATAGTTATTATGGCAGGAGGTACCGGCCGCCCGCATTTTACAACTGATACCGCCAGCGTAATTTTTGCAATAGAATCAAAAGCAGAAGCAATATTTAAAGCGACAAATGTTGACGGGGTATATGACGATGACCCCAGGAAAAATCCAAAAGCAAAGCTTTTTAAAAAAATCTCGTTTAATGAGGTAATTGAAAAAAATTTAAAAGTAATGGATATGTCTGCTTTTTCGTTGTGCCGCCAGCATAAAATAAAAATTGTTGTCTTTAATTTTAATAAGAAAGGCAATATTCTCAAAGCGGTTTCTAATGAGTCAGTTGGCTCGTTAGTTTATTTTTAA
- the frr gene encoding ribosome recycling factor, whose amino-acid sequence MSNQILLQAEEKMKKTAEHLKSEFLSLKTGRATPAILDTVKVKYYDTDVPVNQVAGITIPEPRLIVITPWEKSLLPELEKAILKADIGITPQNDGKVIRLPVPQLTEERRKDIIKTAKKNTEEHKIILRNERRDALELIKKSFEEKKITEDIKFKLQDELQKLTESYIKIIDEILVRKEKEIMEV is encoded by the coding sequence ATGTCAAACCAGATTTTATTACAAGCAGAAGAAAAAATGAAAAAAACGGCAGAACATTTAAAATCTGAATTTTTATCTCTTAAAACCGGCCGTGCCACACCTGCAATCCTGGATACTGTTAAAGTAAAATATTATGATACGGATGTACCGGTGAATCAGGTTGCAGGCATAACTATTCCTGAACCGCGGCTTATCGTTATTACGCCATGGGAAAAGTCGTTGTTGCCGGAGTTGGAGAAAGCAATATTAAAAGCAGATATCGGAATAACACCGCAAAATGACGGTAAGGTTATACGGCTTCCGGTTCCACAGTTGACAGAAGAACGCAGGAAAGACATTATAAAAACAGCGAAAAAAAATACTGAAGAGCATAAAATAATATTGAGAAACGAAAGAAGGGACGCTCTTGAGCTTATTAAAAAATCTTTTGAAGAGAAAAAAATTACTGAGGATATTAAATTTAAATTGCAGGATGAACTGCAAAAACTTACAGAAAGCTATATTAAAATAATTGATGAAATTCTTGTCCGCAAAGAAAAAGAAATAATGGAAGTTTGA
- a CDS encoding phosphatidate cytidylyltransferase, protein MFNRIFISIILIPVVVLAVYLGNIPFLIFICGVCFLAAYEFWVLVSKMGFVPRKVFGNLFIVLLIVSIFFNGSKIASFVSNETTSLIFTIAILLLFVYEILKYDIRTAIPSLSVTFLGIIYTGWLPGHFLLLRDLRPDGFKYTVLLLVTVWVADSAAYFYGSLYGSHALTPISPKKTVEGAIASVLSSIFVVFLAKIFWLNMLKPSDVFFLGVLTSISAQFGDLAESLLKRSAGVKDSSTLLKDHGGVLDKLDSFIFASPIFYYYVKFFIL, encoded by the coding sequence ATGTTTAATAGAATATTTATTTCAATTATTTTGATTCCTGTCGTGGTTCTTGCTGTATATCTTGGAAATATTCCGTTCCTTATTTTCATTTGCGGCGTATGTTTTTTAGCTGCATATGAGTTTTGGGTATTGGTTTCAAAAATGGGTTTTGTGCCAAGAAAAGTGTTTGGGAATTTATTTATAGTTTTACTTATTGTTTCTATTTTTTTTAACGGCTCAAAAATAGCTTCCTTTGTTTCAAATGAAACAACTTCCTTGATATTTACAATTGCAATTTTACTTTTATTTGTTTATGAGATATTAAAATATGATATTCGCACGGCGATCCCGTCGTTATCAGTAACTTTTTTAGGAATTATTTACACAGGATGGCTGCCGGGTCATTTTCTGCTTTTACGTGATTTAAGACCTGATGGTTTTAAATATACAGTTCTTTTACTTGTAACCGTGTGGGTTGCCGATTCTGCTGCTTATTTTTACGGGTCGTTATATGGTTCACACGCTCTTACACCTATTAGTCCTAAAAAAACGGTTGAAGGTGCAATCGCTTCGGTCCTAAGTTCAATATTTGTAGTATTTTTAGCAAAAATATTTTGGTTAAATATGCTGAAACCTTCAGATGTGTTTTTCCTGGGTGTTCTAACAAGTATTTCTGCACAGTTCGGCGATTTAGCAGAGTCATTACTAAAACGTTCTGCAGGAGTAAAAGATTCATCGACACTTCTTAAAGACCACGGTGGTGTTCTTGACAAGCTTGACAGTTTTATTTTTGCCTCTCCAATATTTTACTATTATGTAAAATTCTTTATTCTCTAA
- a CDS encoding tyrosine recombinase XerC, which yields MKIKQIEEKNENIKNFLQFLLIQKNISENTKLAYSRDLNQFLKFINNRKLDITDVDKVILRDYLANLLKFSQKKTTIIRKIAALRGFFKFLVRCKMLKRSPMELILTPKKEINLPNFLTIEETNILLSAPDTTVILGLRDKAIFELLYSSGIRVSELVGMDKSDVDFFSGMIKVMGKGSKQRLVPIGDTALDIMRKYIKMRKDSSQALFVDYRFQRLSARWVQKTLHKYLQKTGIVKKITPHSLRHTFATHLLDAGCDIRSVQEMLGHKNLSTTQIYTHITTTRMKKIYDKVHPRA from the coding sequence ATGAAAATAAAACAGATAGAAGAGAAAAATGAAAATATAAAAAATTTTCTGCAATTTCTGCTTATTCAAAAAAACATTTCTGAAAATACAAAACTTGCTTATAGCAGAGATTTAAATCAATTTTTAAAATTTATAAACAACAGGAAATTAGATATAACTGATGTTGATAAAGTTATTTTAAGAGATTATCTTGCCAATCTGCTTAAGTTTTCACAAAAGAAAACTACTATAATAAGAAAAATCGCAGCACTAAGGGGTTTTTTTAAGTTTCTTGTAAGATGTAAAATGTTGAAAAGATCGCCAATGGAGTTAATCCTTACCCCAAAAAAAGAAATCAATCTTCCCAATTTTCTGACAATAGAAGAAACAAATATTTTGTTATCAGCTCCGGATACAACTGTCATTTTAGGACTGAGGGATAAGGCAATTTTTGAATTACTTTATTCTTCCGGTATACGTGTTTCCGAACTTGTGGGAATGGATAAAAGTGATGTTGATTTTTTTTCAGGTATGATAAAAGTAATGGGTAAAGGTTCAAAACAGCGGCTTGTTCCTATAGGGGATACTGCTCTTGATATTATGAGAAAGTATATTAAAATGCGAAAAGATTCATCACAGGCACTTTTCGTTGATTATCGTTTTCAGAGATTGTCTGCAAGATGGGTACAAAAAACACTTCATAAATATCTGCAAAAAACCGGAATAGTAAAAAAAATCACGCCGCATTCCTTAAGACACACTTTTGCAACACATCTTCTTGATGCCGGTTGTGACATAAGAAGTGTTCAGGAAATGCTCGGGCATAAAAATCTTTCAACAACACAAATTTATACGCATATAACAACAACAAGGATGAAAAAAATTTACGATAAGGTTCACCCGAGAGCATAA
- the rpsB gene encoding 30S ribosomal protein S2, giving the protein MSNVSMKGLLEAGVHFGHQKSQWNPKMSKFIFGHRNKVHIIDLAKTVKELKKACKFIRDISATNVPVLFVGTKHQSQEIVKNEAIRCGAHYVVYRWLGGILTNFETIRKNVARYNELERMKTDGILEKLPKKEISVLTKEMKKLDVTLSGIRNMQTLPGVIFVVDPVTEKTVVDEAHRLKIPIVAICDTNSDPDSVDYCIPGNDDAIKSITLLVSIIADAVLEGKSAIKNESGQGVSPEEKFSSDEEVALTGDDKNTAKEETKIEEQANPEVTGK; this is encoded by the coding sequence ATGAGTAATGTATCAATGAAGGGTTTACTTGAAGCTGGTGTTCATTTCGGACATCAGAAAAGTCAATGGAACCCAAAAATGTCAAAGTTTATTTTTGGGCACAGGAACAAGGTCCACATTATAGATCTTGCGAAGACAGTTAAGGAATTAAAGAAAGCATGTAAATTTATAAGAGACATTTCAGCAACCAATGTCCCGGTTCTTTTTGTGGGAACAAAGCACCAATCTCAGGAAATTGTTAAAAATGAGGCAATTAGATGTGGGGCACATTATGTGGTCTACAGGTGGCTTGGGGGTATTCTCACAAATTTTGAAACAATAAGGAAGAATGTGGCGCGGTATAATGAACTGGAAAGAATGAAGACAGACGGTATTTTAGAAAAACTTCCTAAAAAAGAAATATCTGTACTAACAAAAGAAATGAAAAAATTAGATGTGACGCTTTCCGGAATAAGGAACATGCAAACTCTTCCGGGAGTTATTTTTGTTGTTGATCCTGTCACAGAAAAGACAGTGGTTGATGAAGCTCACCGCTTAAAAATACCGATAGTTGCTATATGCGACACCAATAGCGATCCTGATTCTGTGGATTATTGTATTCCGGGTAATGATGATGCAATAAAATCTATAACGTTACTTGTAAGCATAATTGCCGATGCGGTGTTGGAAGGAAAATCGGCTATAAAGAATGAAAGCGGTCAAGGTGTTTCTCCTGAAGAAAAGTTTTCATCTGATGAAGAAGTGGCTTTAACAGGCGATGATAAGAATACAGCAAAAGAAGAAACAAAAATTGAAGAACAGGCAAATCCGGAGGTAACAGGGAAATGA
- the dxr gene encoding 1-deoxy-D-xylulose-5-phosphate reductoisomerase: MTKISIFGSTGSIGTAALNVISGLKQYKVVGLSANKNLELLKKQSKKFKPEVVAVGSDGLNNIQLIEKADIVLISVVGAAGLIPLINAIKLKKRIALANKEAIVIAGDLIFSLLKKHPARIIPVDSEHSAIFQCIDGKNPKEISKIILTASGGPFRNYPHKKLSKVNVEDVLRHPTWKMGRKITVDSATLINKGFEVIEAHYLFGIPYEKIDVVIHPQSIVHSGVEFIDGSIIAQMGRTDMRLPIQYAVTYPERKVSTVKKLDLTEVGKLEFFKMVSKNFPCFELAISAAKISGSMPVVLNAANEIAVKKFLENRIKFLQIPKLIEKAMNRHKVIKNPKLEDILNVDCETRKYVE; encoded by the coding sequence ATGACTAAAATCTCTATTTTTGGCTCTACGGGTTCAATTGGCACAGCGGCGTTAAATGTTATTTCCGGATTAAAACAATATAAGGTTGTCGGGCTTTCTGCCAACAAGAACCTGGAACTGTTGAAAAAACAATCCAAAAAATTTAAACCGGAGGTAGTTGCAGTCGGTAGTGATGGTTTGAATAATATTCAGCTAATTGAAAAAGCTGACATTGTTTTAATTTCGGTTGTAGGTGCAGCAGGGCTGATACCGCTTATAAATGCTATTAAGTTAAAAAAAAGAATCGCTCTTGCTAATAAAGAAGCAATTGTTATAGCAGGTGATTTAATATTTAGTCTGCTAAAAAAACATCCTGCCAGAATTATTCCGGTTGATAGTGAACATTCGGCGATTTTTCAATGCATAGACGGTAAAAATCCAAAAGAAATATCAAAGATAATTTTGACTGCGTCCGGGGGACCGTTTAGAAATTATCCGCATAAAAAACTTTCTAAAGTTAATGTTGAAGATGTTTTGAGACATCCTACGTGGAAAATGGGTAGAAAAATTACAGTAGATTCTGCAACACTCATTAATAAAGGATTTGAGGTAATAGAGGCGCATTATCTTTTCGGGATTCCATACGAAAAAATAGATGTAGTAATACATCCGCAGTCAATAGTTCATAGCGGGGTTGAATTTATAGATGGATCAATAATAGCACAGATGGGAAGAACTGATATGCGGTTACCTATACAATATGCAGTTACTTATCCTGAAAGAAAAGTTTCAACTGTTAAAAAGCTGGATTTGACTGAAGTTGGAAAACTTGAGTTTTTTAAGATGGTTTCTAAAAATTTTCCGTGTTTTGAATTAGCTATTTCTGCTGCAAAGATATCCGGCAGTATGCCGGTTGTTTTAAATGCAGCAAATGAGATCGCTGTTAAGAAATTTTTAGAAAATAGAATTAAATTTTTACAGATACCAAAATTGATTGAAAAAGCGATGAACAGGCACAAAGTAATAAAAAATCCAAAATTGGAAGATATATTAAATGTAGATTGTGAAACAAGAAAATATGTTGAATAA
- a CDS encoding isoprenyl transferase produces the protein MKKVPGHIAIIMDGNGRWAKAKGLPRIEGHRVGVNTVERIVKDASNLGVAVLSIYAFSTENWLRPASEIKGLFALLKMFLQKKIEELKKNNIKLLVMGDMTELPQDIRNDIKKAVNYTSESTGMILNIALNYGGRREIVNAVNKIIRDGAEKVDEKTFEKYLYTNGLPDPDLLIRTSGESRISNFLLWQTAYSEFYTTDVLWPDFKKEDLMDAISEYQKRDRRYGGV, from the coding sequence ATGAAAAAGGTCCCCGGGCATATAGCAATAATAATGGATGGTAATGGCAGGTGGGCGAAGGCAAAAGGACTTCCGCGTATTGAAGGGCACAGGGTGGGGGTTAATACTGTTGAAAGAATAGTTAAGGATGCAAGTAATCTCGGGGTTGCTGTCCTGTCTATTTACGCTTTTTCCACCGAGAATTGGCTGAGACCTGCAAGTGAAATAAAAGGACTTTTTGCTTTGCTGAAGATGTTTCTGCAGAAAAAGATTGAAGAACTGAAAAAAAACAATATTAAATTACTTGTTATGGGTGATATGACAGAATTACCGCAGGATATTAGAAACGATATAAAAAAAGCTGTCAATTACACGTCAGAAAGTACAGGTATGATATTGAATATTGCTCTGAATTACGGCGGCAGGCGGGAAATAGTTAATGCTGTCAATAAAATCATCCGTGACGGTGCTGAAAAAGTTGATGAGAAAACATTCGAAAAATATCTTTATACAAATGGACTTCCGGATCCGGATTTGCTTATAAGGACATCCGGGGAGAGCCGGATTTCGAATTTTCTTTTATGGCAAACTGCGTATTCTGAATTTTATACCACTGATGTTTTATGGCCGGATTTTAAAAAAGAAGATTTAATGGATGCTATTTCTGAATATCAAAAACGTGATAGGCGGTATGGCGGAGTATAA
- a CDS encoding MFS transporter yields MTRVQHGYFTAGLIDALNGAIILAMPYFALHIGAGNMGTIANIVNTALYTVTCLFASRIRIIKNQRSNLAIGMFLIAAACFLAVGVKNIGTLITTSFLLGMGNAFFYPTLQTWITEGMDKPQLIKTMGGYSVAWVLGFLVGPSIGGYILVSDILGLNNLNARLNVIFLGSAIVSLLVGISFIFDKYKQILLPVSINEIPKAFIQEVSQEKCRLFLYIMWISIFCSLFVCGLIRFIFTEMGKSENLSSLTIGNINSIMYFSLIVLVLFMRKYTFWLFSFRYLILFQILSLVAIFFFVFTKSVILYFAGAVVFGFLLAFTFFSSSFYSLIFEGKKDAYININEALVGLGGVMAGLLGYILAEFISVKYSFFPGIIILIMAMLAETIIYTKWNNKQKIRIV; encoded by the coding sequence ATGACACGGGTACAACACGGGTATTTTACAGCAGGATTGATTGATGCGTTAAACGGCGCTATTATATTGGCAATGCCCTACTTTGCATTACATATTGGTGCAGGTAACATGGGTACTATTGCAAATATTGTAAATACGGCATTATACACTGTAACGTGCCTGTTTGCTTCCCGTATCCGGATAATAAAAAATCAACGAAGTAATCTTGCTATAGGAATGTTTTTAATTGCAGCCGCATGTTTCCTTGCAGTAGGTGTTAAAAACATAGGTACTCTTATTACCACGTCATTTCTCCTGGGTATGGGGAATGCGTTTTTTTACCCTACTTTACAAACGTGGATTACGGAAGGTATGGATAAACCGCAGCTGATTAAAACTATGGGCGGTTATTCGGTTGCATGGGTGCTTGGTTTCTTAGTAGGTCCTTCAATAGGAGGATATATTTTAGTATCAGATATTTTAGGGCTGAATAATCTGAATGCCAGGCTCAATGTAATATTTTTAGGTTCTGCAATTGTTTCGTTATTGGTAGGTATTTCTTTTATTTTTGATAAATATAAACAAATATTATTACCTGTTTCAATAAATGAAATACCTAAAGCTTTTATACAGGAAGTGTCACAGGAGAAATGCAGGCTGTTTCTTTATATAATGTGGATATCAATTTTTTGTTCATTGTTTGTATGCGGGTTGATCCGCTTCATTTTTACTGAAATGGGTAAAAGTGAGAACTTGAGTTCTTTAACAATCGGAAATATTAATTCTATTATGTATTTTTCTTTAATTGTTTTAGTTCTTTTTATGAGAAAATATACGTTCTGGCTGTTTTCATTCAGGTATCTGATATTATTCCAAATACTCTCACTGGTAGCAATTTTCTTTTTTGTTTTTACAAAAAGCGTTATTCTGTATTTTGCAGGAGCAGTGGTTTTTGGATTTCTTCTCGCTTTTACCTTTTTCTCTTCTTCTTTTTATTCTCTCATTTTTGAAGGTAAGAAAGATGCGTATATAAATATTAACGAAGCGCTAGTCGGGCTGGGGGGTGTTATGGCAGGATTATTAGGATACATTCTTGCTGAATTTATATCTGTTAAATATAGTTTTTTCCCAGGCATAATAATACTTATTATGGCAATGCTGGCTGAAACAATTATTTATACTAAATGGAATAATAAACAGAAAATTAGAATCGTATAA
- a CDS encoding translation elongation factor Ts, protein MSEIKSAVNGKITGEMVARLREKTGCGIMDCKQALIEANGDEEKAIIKLREKGIATALKKSVRTTKEGLIFSYIHSGSKLGVLVELDCETDFVAKTEDFLNLGRELAMQVAAASPSCVCKEDVCKEELEKEKEILKVQALKEGKPEKIIDKIITGRLDKFYEKACLLEQPYIRDTSGKKKVKEVITETIAKLGENISIKRFARFKVGEE, encoded by the coding sequence ATGAGTGAAATAAAATCTGCAGTAAATGGGAAAATAACAGGCGAGATGGTAGCCCGTCTACGTGAAAAGACAGGTTGTGGAATAATGGATTGCAAACAGGCGTTAATCGAAGCAAATGGTGACGAAGAGAAAGCAATAATAAAATTAAGAGAAAAAGGTATAGCCACAGCGTTAAAAAAATCAGTCAGGACAACAAAAGAAGGTTTAATTTTTTCTTATATTCACAGCGGGAGTAAATTGGGAGTACTTGTTGAGCTGGATTGTGAAACAGATTTTGTCGCAAAAACCGAAGATTTTCTAAATTTAGGCAGAGAACTTGCGATGCAGGTTGCAGCAGCGTCTCCTTCATGTGTATGTAAAGAAGATGTTTGTAAAGAGGAATTGGAAAAAGAGAAAGAGATACTAAAGGTTCAGGCGTTGAAAGAGGGTAAGCCGGAAAAGATTATAGATAAAATAATTACAGGGCGTTTAGATAAATTTTATGAGAAGGCGTGTCTTTTGGAACAGCCGTATATCAGGGACACTTCCGGAAAAAAGAAAGTAAAAGAAGTTATAACCGAAACTATTGCAAAATTAGGTGAAAATATTTCAATTAAAAGATTTGCAAGATTTAAGGTTGGCGAAGAATAG
- the rseP gene encoding RIP metalloprotease RseP yields MIILGIVAVTVMFGFVIIIHELGHFIVAKKLKVKVLSFSFGFGPELFGWTKNETRYSVRPIPFGGFVKMAGEEIEEYKGDVDEYFSKKWYERIGIVSAGAIMNYISAFFLFLFVIAVWGIQYQRPVVKLVEKNSPAFMSGLKPGDEVIGINNEKLEDAQLVSKIVKSSAGKELLFMVKRDNKDIEIKVTPKYDDKLKMTRIGIVYDMATEPIVVKVGFLKAVKESFKNIVFWTVLPLKYLYMKLVLFEAPAEVSGPIGIMQAAYFAAKLGIKTFLNFIAIVSVALGMFNLLPIPIVDGGHIMFYLFEGISRKSLNKKIMQFANSVGFALLITLALYATYRDILRTKSGFWKQVEQTK; encoded by the coding sequence ATGATAATTTTAGGAATAGTTGCTGTTACGGTAATGTTTGGTTTTGTAATTATAATTCACGAGCTCGGTCATTTTATAGTCGCCAAAAAACTGAAAGTAAAAGTTTTAAGTTTCTCGTTTGGGTTTGGTCCTGAACTTTTTGGCTGGACTAAAAATGAGACAAGATACTCTGTAAGACCTATTCCTTTCGGCGGATTTGTTAAAATGGCAGGAGAAGAGATTGAGGAATATAAAGGTGATGTTGACGAGTATTTTTCGAAGAAATGGTATGAACGTATCGGTATAGTTTCAGCCGGTGCCATAATGAATTATATTTCCGCTTTTTTTCTTTTTTTATTCGTGATTGCGGTTTGGGGGATTCAATATCAGCGTCCCGTTGTAAAATTGGTGGAAAAAAATTCACCTGCTTTTATGTCGGGTTTAAAACCAGGGGATGAAGTTATAGGAATAAATAATGAAAAACTTGAAGATGCACAATTGGTTTCGAAAATAGTCAAGTCGTCCGCAGGGAAAGAATTGCTTTTCATGGTTAAAAGAGACAATAAAGATATAGAGATAAAAGTTACACCTAAGTATGACGACAAGCTAAAAATGACAAGGATAGGAATTGTTTATGATATGGCAACCGAACCAATTGTTGTAAAAGTCGGATTTTTAAAAGCAGTTAAAGAATCGTTTAAAAATATTGTCTTTTGGACAGTATTACCTTTAAAGTATCTTTATATGAAACTTGTTCTTTTTGAAGCACCTGCTGAGGTATCCGGTCCGATTGGAATTATGCAAGCAGCTTATTTTGCAGCAAAACTCGGAATAAAAACATTTCTTAATTTTATAGCGATAGTATCAGTTGCACTCGGTATGTTTAATCTGCTTCCAATTCCAATAGTAGACGGAGGACATATTATGTTTTATTTGTTCGAAGGTATTTCAAGGAAATCACTGAATAAAAAAATTATGCAGTTTGCAAATTCAGTTGGATTTGCTTTGCTTATTACTCTTGCACTTTATGCAACATATAGGGATATTTTAAGGACAAAGAGCGGTTTTTGGAAGCAGGTAGAACAGACAAAGTAA